A genomic region of Tamandua tetradactyla isolate mTamTet1 chromosome 2, mTamTet1.pri, whole genome shotgun sequence contains the following coding sequences:
- the EDN2 gene encoding endothelin-2 isoform X1, with amino-acid sequence MVAMPTAWCSVALALLLALHEGEGQALAAPEQPVPLPRAQGAHLRPRRCSCSSWLDKECVYFCHLDIIWVNTPGQTAPYGLGNPPRRRRRSLPRRCECSGARDPACATFCHRRPWAEAVSVPGSRTPADVFQPGKTWATAGELLQRLRDISAAQIHFARQQQEATREPRPTHSKRRKR; translated from the exons ATGGTCGCCATGCCCACTGCCTGGTGCTCCGTCGCACTAGCCCTGCTCCTGGCCCTGCATGAAG GAGAGGGCCAGGCCCTAGCGGCCCCCGAGCAGCCAGTGCCCCTGCCCCGTGCCCAAGGGGCCCACCTGCGGCCTCGGCGTTGCTCCTGCAGCTCCTGGCTTGACAAGGAATGCGTCTACTTCTGCCATCTGGACATCATCTGGGTGAACACTCCAGG ACAGACAGCTCCTTACGGCCTGGGAAATCCGCCAAGACGCCGGCGCCGCTCCCTGCCAAGGCGCTGTGAGTGCTCTGGTGCCCGGGACCCCGCCTGTGCCACCTTCTGCCACCGAAGGCCATG GGCTGAAGCTGTGTCAGTCCCTGGCAGCAGGACCCCTGCAGACGTGTTCCAGCCTGGCAAGACATGGGCCACTGCAGGGGAACTCCTCCAGCGGCTGAG GGACATTTCTGCAGCCCAGATCCACTTTGCCAGGCAACAACAGGAGGCGACGAGGGAACCCAGACCCACACACTCCAAGCGAAGGAAGAGATAG
- the EDN2 gene encoding endothelin-2 isoform X2, which produces MVAMPTAWCSVALALLLALHEGEGQALAAPEQPVPLPRAQGAHLRPRRCSCSSWLDKECVYFCHLDIIWVNTPGQTAPYGLGNPPRRRRRSLPRRCECSGARDPACATFCHRRPWDISAAQIHFARQQQEATREPRPTHSKRRKR; this is translated from the exons ATGGTCGCCATGCCCACTGCCTGGTGCTCCGTCGCACTAGCCCTGCTCCTGGCCCTGCATGAAG GAGAGGGCCAGGCCCTAGCGGCCCCCGAGCAGCCAGTGCCCCTGCCCCGTGCCCAAGGGGCCCACCTGCGGCCTCGGCGTTGCTCCTGCAGCTCCTGGCTTGACAAGGAATGCGTCTACTTCTGCCATCTGGACATCATCTGGGTGAACACTCCAGG ACAGACAGCTCCTTACGGCCTGGGAAATCCGCCAAGACGCCGGCGCCGCTCCCTGCCAAGGCGCTGTGAGTGCTCTGGTGCCCGGGACCCCGCCTGTGCCACCTTCTGCCACCGAAGGCCATG GGACATTTCTGCAGCCCAGATCCACTTTGCCAGGCAACAACAGGAGGCGACGAGGGAACCCAGACCCACACACTCCAAGCGAAGGAAGAGATAG